CGGCGCCACGATCCTGCGCGGCGGTGCCTTCAAGCCCCGCACCTCGCCGTACGCCTTCCAGGGACTCGGGGTGAAGGGCCTCGAGATCCTGGCCGACGTCCGCGAGGCGACCGGCATGCCGATCGTCACCGAGGTCGTCGACGCGCGTGACGTCGCCGTGGTCGCGGAGTTCGCGGACATGCTGCAGATCGGCACACGCAACGCCGCCAACTTCGGGCTGCTGCAGAAGGTCGGCGAGGCCGGCAAGCCGGTGCTCCTCAAGCGCGGCATGACCGCGACGATCGAGGAGTGGCTCATGGCTGCGGAGTACATCGCCCAGAGCGGCAACCTCGACATCGTGCTCTGCGAGCGCGGCATCCGGACCTTCGAGCCGTCGACCCGCAACACCCTCGACATCTCGGCGATCCCGGTCGTGCAGGCCACCAGCCACCTGCCGATCATCGTGGACCCGTCGCACGCCGGCGGCCGCAAGGACCTCGTGGTGCCGCTGTCGAAGGCCGCCATCGGCGTCGGTGCCGATGGTGTCATCGTCGACGTGCACCCCAACCCGGAAGAGGCGCTGTGCGACGGCCCGCAGGCGCTGCTCGGCAACGACCTGCGTGAGCTGGCCCAGGCCGTACGCCGCCTCCCGGCCGCGGTTGGCCGTGTCGATGCCCGTGAGCGGGAGCGCCGCGCCTGACCGCGTGGATGTGACGACGATGAAGTACTGCCAGCGCTGCGGGGCCGAGCTCGACCTCGGTCGGTTCTGCATCAACTGCGGTGCACCCGTCGACCCATCGACACCCGCACCTGCTCCGGTCGAGGCCCCGCCGGTCTACGGACCGGCGACGACGTACGTCCTGCCCGACCGGACGGTGCCGCCTGCCGCGACCCCCCGGGTCGGTTCGGCCGGTCGCCGCCGGAGCCCGGGACGGGCCAGCGGTCCCGGTGCCGCGGTGTGGATCTTCCTGCTGGTTGGACTGCTCCTCGCCATCCTGCTCGGCAGCTGCCTCGCTCTGCGGACCAGCGGATCCGATGGTTCCGCAGCACCCACCGCGGAGCCCAGCAAGACTCCGGAGCCGAGTGACCCGACGTCCGCCACGCCGACGGGCGTCGAGACCGGCCGTGCCGGCACCGATCTGGCTGTGGTCGCGAAGGCCTCCGCGCCCCGTCCGATGAGCGCCAGCCGGGACCTCGCCGGCAACCGGGTCTCCTACCCGGCCAGCAACATGCTCGACAACGACCGCGCCACGGCATACCGGCTCACCGGCGACGGGAGCGGCACCGTGATCCGGTTCGACCTCGGCAAGGACCGGGTGGTGACCGCGGTCGGGCTGATCAACGGCTACGCCAAGGTCGACGGTGCCACCGACTGGTACCCCCGCAACCGGCGCATCCTCAGCGTCGAGTGGCGCTTCGACGACGGCACCGTCGTCACGCAACGGCTCGTGGACACGCCTGACCTGCAGACGATCCAGGTGGACCCGGAGACGACCGGCTCGGTGCAGCTGCGGATCGTCGACGTGTCGAGGCCGGGGCGCCGGGGCGGCAAGAACACGACCGCCATCAGCGACGTGCTCCTGCTCGGCTCCTGATCCCGGTTTCGGTCAGTCCGTCTTCGGGCAGCGCGCCGCGGAGAGCATCTCCGCGACGAGGAACGCCATCTCGAGGCTCTGCACGCGGTTGAGGCGCGGGTCGCAGACCGACTCGTAGCGGTTGGAGAGGTCGTCGGCCGACAGCTCCTCGCCGCCACCGACGCACTCGGTCACGTCGTCACCCGTGAGCTCGACGTGCAGGCCACCGGGCCAGGTGCCGAGAGCCGCGTGGACGTCGAAGAAGCCCTGGACCTCGTCGATCACGTCGTCGAAGCTGCGGGTCTTGTAACCCGAGGAGGCCTCGAAAGTGTTGCCGTGCATCGGGTCGCAGATCCACGCGACCTGGAGCCCCTCGGCCTGCACCTTCTCGATCAGCGGCGGCAGGCCCTCACGGATCTTGCTCGCGCCGAAGCGGGTGATGAAGGTCAGGCGGCCCGGCTCGTTCTCCGGGTTGAGCTTGCGTGCCAGGGCGATCGCGTCGTCGGGCGTGGTGCTCGGGCCGAGCTTCACGCCGATCGGGTTCTTGATCTTGCTCAGCAGCTCGACGTGGGCACCGTCGATCTGACGGGTGCGCTCACCGATCCACACCATGTGCGCGGAGACGTCGTAGGGCTCCTGGGTGCGGCTGTCGATGCGGGTCAGGGCGTGTTCGTACTCAAGGACGAGCGCCTCGTGGCTCGAGTGCACGTCGGCCCGGTGGAACTCGTCCGGGTCGGCGCCGATCGCCTGCATGAAGGTCAGCGCGCGCTCGATCTCGCTGGCCAGCTTCTCGTAGCGGCGACCCACCGGCGAAGAGCGGACGAAGTCGGTGTTCCAGGTGTGCACCTGGCGCAGGTCGGCGTAGCCACCCGTGGTGAACGCACGCACGAGGTTCAGCGTGGCGGCGGAGTTGTTGTAGACGTCGACCAGGCGCTGCGGGTCCGGGATCCGCGACTCCTCGGTGAAGTCGTAGCCGTTGACGGCGTCGCCGCGGTAGGCCGGAAGCGTCACGCCATTGCGGGTCTCGAAGTCGGAGCTGCGCGGCTTGGCGTACTGACCGGCGATGCGGCCGACCTTCACGACCGGCACGGACGCGGCGTACGTCAGGACGACCGCCATCTGCAGCAGCACGCGGAGCTTGTTGCGGACGTTGTCGGCGGTGACGCCGGCGAACGTCTCGGCGCAGTCGCCACCCTGGAGGATGAAGGCCTCGCCGCGGACGACGGCCGCGATCTTCTCCTTGAGCTCGTCGCACTCGCCGGCAAAGACGAGCGGCGGCGCGGTGCGCAGGCGCTCGACCGCGGCGTCGACGGCGGCACGGTCGGGGTACGTCGGCTGCTGGGCCGCGCCCATCGAGTGCAGGGAAGCAAGATCAGGGATCGAGGGTGTCACCTGCCTAGGGTACGCGGGTCGCGTTGTTACTCGCGATTCGGTAACAGGAGGGCGCTGTCCCCGAACTCGTGCCATGCGTACCCGCCACCCACCGCCGCGTCGTACGCCGCCTGGGCGATGTCGACGCCGGCCACTGCCTCGACCAGCAGGAGGTGGGAGGCGCCCGGGTCGTGCCAGCCGGTGACGAGTCCCGTGACCACGCGCGGCGGGTCGGCGGGAGTGACGACGCGGTCGGTCCAGCCGCTGCGCTCGACCACGCGTACGCCGTCGCCCGAGCGCAGCACGGCGGACTCCAACGCGCGGGTGACCGTGGTGCCCACCGCGACGATGCGGCCGCCGCCCGCGCGCACCGCGTTGACCAGGCTCGCAGTCGGTGCCGGCACCGAGAACCACTCGGACTGCGGCGCCTCCCCCGCCTCCTGGGAGCTCAGTCCCGCGTGGAGCGTGACCGGTGCGACGGAGACGCCGCGTGCGACGAGCGCGGTGACGATCTCAGGAGTGAACGGTCGTCCCGCTGACGGCATCTCCGCGCTGCCCGGCCGCACCCCGAAGACGGTCTGGTAGGCGCTCAGCGGGTAGCGGCGGTCGAGGTAGCCGTAGGCGATCGGCCGGCCTCGTCGCGCGAGAACCCGGTCGAGCGATCCGGTGAGCCGCGCACGCCAGAGCCGGTTGCCCTCCCCCGTCGGTGACGATTCTTCCGGATAGGGCGCGAGGAGCTCGAGGCTTGCCGGGCCGGTGCGCACGATGTCTCCCGGCGCCGCGTCGAGGACCGAGCGGGCGGCGTCGGGTGCGGTGCGGAGCTCGACGACGCGGGTGCCGTCATCGAGTCGATGGGCCGCGTGGAGAACCACTGTGCGCCTGCGGAGGCCGGTGCCGATCAGCTCGGCGTCGATCTGGCCGTTGACGGTCGCGGAGTCGTTCACGACGAGCAGGTCACCCGCGCGGAGGTGGTCGGTGATCGCCGTGAAGCGGCCATGGGTGACCGCACCTGGCGTTGCGACGAGCAGTCGTACGTCGTCGCGCGCCAGCCCGCGGGACTCGGGTGGCGAGGGTGCTGTGTTCGCTGCCGGTGCCGGGAACGAGGTGCTGGGTCGTTCGACGAGGTGGGTCATGCGAACACTCCAGCGGCCCGGTAGCGCCCGCTTTCCGGCTTCGCGTCGAGCAGTGCCAGCAGCTGCGGCACGACGCTCTCCGGAAGCGGCCGGTCGGAGATGTCCTCGCCGGGGAAGGCGTCCTGGTGCATCCGGGTCCGCATGTCACCCGGGTCGACGGCGTACGCGGTGAGCGCCGGGTTCTCTGCGGCGTACTGCAGGACGAGGTGCTCGAGCGCGGCCTTCGACGCGCCGTACAGGCCCCAGCCCGGGTAGTGCTCGACGGCCGCGTCGGAGGTGATGCCGACGAGCGTTCCGTGCGAGGAGACAAGCAGCGGGAGCACGAGCGAGGTCAGCACCAGTGGCGCCCCGATGTTGGGCCGCCAGACCGACGTGAGGTCCTCGATCGTCAGCTGGTCGAGGCGCGGCAGCGGTGTCGGGCCGAGGGAGCTGGCGTTGTGGACCAGCAGGTCGAGTCCGCCGAGCCCCTCGAGCGCGCTCAGCAGATCGGCGCGGTGGTCGGCGTCAGTGATGTCGCCGGCGATCCTGACGATGCCGGGTCCGTCCACCTCCTCGAGGGTCTCCGCGTCGCGGCCGTCGATGACGACGCTCCATCCGCGATCGGCGAGAGCCAGGGCGAGGGCCCGGCCGAGCCCGCGGGATCCTCCGGTGACGAGTGCGACAGACATGTGCGGTTCTCCCTTGATCAGTTGGCGTTGTAGTGCCACTGTTCAAGTTGAAGTTAACTTGAAGTCAAGGGGTGATCCGGAAATGGCCGGGATCGACGTGAAGGCACCACTGACGGTGACCCAGGTCGCCGAGCGCAGCGGGTTTGCGGCGTCAGCCCTGCGCTACTACGAGGCACAGGGCCTGATCAACGCATCGCGTACGCCGGGTGGCCGACGCGTCTACGACCGCGAGGTCCTGCGACGGCTGGCCTTCATCCGTGCAGCGAGCAACGTCGGCCTCACCCTCGACGAGATCCGCAGCGAGCTCGACACGCTCCCCTCGGGCCGCACGCCCAACAAGGCCGACTGGCACCGGATCTCGAAGCACTGGCGCACGCGACTCGACGAGCAGCTGCGAGCCCTGGAGCGCCTGCGCGACGGTCTCGACTCCTGCATCGGCTGCGGTTGCCTGTCGCTGAAGCACTGCGGCATCGCCAACCCGGCCGACGTCGCGGCGACCTACGGCGAGCCGGGCGCGGCGTACCTGCCCGAGGTGCTGCGTCGCACCCCGGGCAGGTGACGCGTCAGCGCGGGTCGTCGGTCGGGTCGACGTCCATGTGGTCGATGTCGACGAAGTGCGGCGGCTCGTCGTCCTTGTTGACGACGCGGTTGATCAGCCACGTCACCAGCCACAGCCCCACCCCGATGAGCATCAGGCCACCAGCGATCTTGTAGACCACGCCGTCCCGATCGACCCATGGACCGACCAGGTAGAGGCACAGGAGCGCCGCGACGTAGGGCATCCACCGCGGCGTCGTGAAGAACGACTCGTCGTGGTCCGCGCGGCGGGTGCGCAGGACGACACAGGCCACGTTGACCACCGTGAAGACGCACAGGAGGAGCAGCGCGGTGGTGGACGACAGGTTCGCGACGACGTTGCTGTCCGGGTCGCTGGTGACGTACCAGATCAGCAGGAGCGCGAGGACGGTGCTGAAGAGGATCGCCGCCCAGGGACTACGGCGACCCGCGAGAACAGCACCGAGCTGCTTGGGGAGCACCCGCTGGTTCGCCATGCCGTAGACGAGGCGCGAGGCCATGAGCATGTTGATCAGGGCCGTGTTGGCCACCGCGAAGACCGCGAGGAACGGGAAGATCTTGTCGATCGGGAAGTCAGGCGAACCCTTGTGCACGACCTCCAGGAGAGCGCGTCCCTCCGACTCACGGATGCTCGCCAGCTCAGCCGGGCTGAGCACGCTGACCACGGAGACGGCGACCAGCATGTAGAGGATGACCGCGATCCCCAGGCCCATGAGCATGGTGCGCGGGAAGATCTTCTGCGGCTCCTTGGTCTCCTCGACCATGTTGACCGAGTCCTCGAAGCCGACCATGGCGAAGAAGGCGATCGAGGTGGCCGCGGTGACCGCAAAGACGAAGCCCATGCCCTCGTAGTCGTTGAAGTTCACCAGCTCACCCATGTCGGCCTTGCCCTGGGCGATCACCCAGAACCCGACACCGATCACGATGGTGAGGGCGGTCATCTCGACGATCGTGAGGATCACGTTGAACTTCACGCTCTCGCCGACGCCGCGGAGGTTGATCAGGGCGAGCAGCACCATAAAGGCCATCGCGGTGATCGTGATCGTTCCACTGCTGACCGTGCCGTCGATCCAGCCGTTGATCTCCATGCCGCCGTAGAGGTTCTGGGCGAGGGTGTTGGCCGAGGTCGAGGCGCTGGTGATGCCCGAACAGATGACGGCGAACGTGACCAGGAAGGTCACGAAGTGGATGCCGAAGGCCTTGTGCGTGTAGAGCGCCGCGCCTGCAGCCTGGGGGTACTTGGTGACGAGCTCCAGGTAGGAGAACGCGGTCAGCGTTGCCACGACGAAGGCCAGGAGGAAGGGCAGCCAGAGCAGGCCACCGACGTACCCGGCCATGGTGCCGGTCACGGCGTAGACGCCGGCACCGAGGATGTCGCCGACGATGAAGAGAAGCAGGAGCCCTGGTCCAAGGACCCGCTTCAGTTCCGGTTTTTCTGCGGTCTGGGTCATCAGACGTCCTTCCGGAGGGGTGAGGTGGCACCACTCTGGCCTCACGCGCACCGTCGCGCAACGCCCCGCGCCCTAGGATGGAGCGCGTGACCGACCTGCACGCTGACCTGCTCGGGGCCGACCCGCGCACGCTCACCTTCCACATCGACGAGCCGCAGATCAGCGAGGACGGCCAGAAGGTCGAGCTTCCCTTCCGGGTCACGGGTCCGTCCGATGAGGTGTCGTTCGTCGAAACGGTGACGCTGCCTTCCATCGATGACCCTCGGCCGGTCGATGACGCCTTCCGCGCTCTCACCCGGCTCCTCGCGCTTGCCGCAGGCACGTCGTACTACAAGGCCTTCGTGCCGTCGGTGATCTCGGTGGCCAGTGGTCTCAACCCTGCCGAGCGGGTCTTCCTGGCCGAGGTGGTCACGGGCGGGTTGGCCGAGTTCGCCTACCGCAACGACCTGCCCGACGCGCTCTTCCCTACGATCGAGGCGCCCGAGCTGGCTGCTCCCCCGTCGGCACCCGCCGTCGCACCGACGCACGACCGGGCACTCGTCGCGGTCGGCGGCGGCAAGGACTCGATCGTCACCCTCGAGGCCGTACGCCGCGTGGCCGACGTACGCCTCTTCTCCGTCAACTCCTACGAGCCGATCACCCGCACGGCCGAGGCGTCGGGCCTGCCGATCGACACCGCACGACGCTCCATCGATCCGCTGCTGTTCGCGCTCAACGACGCCGGCGCCCACAACGGGCACGTGCCGGTGACCGCGATCAACTCGATCATCGCCTGCCTCACCGCCCTCCGGGGCGGCCAGGACACGGTGGTCTTCGCCAACGAGGCCTCGTCGTCCTACGGCAACCTGCAGTGGCACGGCGTCGAGGTCAATCACCAGTGGAGCAAGGGCATTGGCTACGAGGAGCTGCTGCGGTCGCAGGTCTCGCCCTACGGCGTCGACTACGTCTCGTTCCTCCGGCCGCTGACGGAGCTGGCGATCATCCGCCGCTTCGCCTCCTTGGGCTACCTGGACGTGTTCACGTCCTGCAACCGCGCCTTCCACCTCGAGGAGTCGCGTCGCCGCAACTGGTGTGGCGAGTGCCCGAAGTGCGCGTTCGTCTTCCTGATGCTGTCGCCCTTCGTGCCGCAGACGCAGATGGACTCGATCTTCGGCAAGGACCTCTTCGCCGACGAGCTGCTGCGGCCTCTGTTCCTGGACCTGCTCGCGATCGGTGACGGGCACAAGCCCTTCGAGTGCGTGGGCGAACCGAGCGAGTGCCGCGCGGCGTACACACTGCTGCAGGACCACCCCGACTGGTCCGCGCATCCCTTCGTGGTCGACCCGGAGCTGAAGGTGGCCGTGGTGTCACCTGCCGAGGTGGAGGCGCTGTTCAGCTTCTCAGACGAGCACTTCCTCACCGGCG
This genomic interval from Nocardioides cavernaquae contains the following:
- the aroF gene encoding 3-deoxy-7-phosphoheptulonate synthase, producing MVVVMAPGATDAEIAHVVARVASVGGNASVSKGIERTIIGLVGDIDSFHGLNLRALAGVADVHRISDPYKLVSRQHHAERSTVWVGPASHQVPIGPETFTFIAGPCAVETAEQTIEAARMAQGAGATILRGGAFKPRTSPYAFQGLGVKGLEILADVREATGMPIVTEVVDARDVAVVAEFADMLQIGTRNAANFGLLQKVGEAGKPVLLKRGMTATIEEWLMAAEYIAQSGNLDIVLCERGIRTFEPSTRNTLDISAIPVVQATSHLPIIVDPSHAGGRKDLVVPLSKAAIGVGADGVIVDVHPNPEEALCDGPQALLGNDLRELAQAVRRLPAAVGRVDARERERRA
- a CDS encoding zinc ribbon domain-containing protein, which codes for MDVTTMKYCQRCGAELDLGRFCINCGAPVDPSTPAPAPVEAPPVYGPATTYVLPDRTVPPAATPRVGSAGRRRSPGRASGPGAAVWIFLLVGLLLAILLGSCLALRTSGSDGSAAPTAEPSKTPEPSDPTSATPTGVETGRAGTDLAVVAKASAPRPMSASRDLAGNRVSYPASNMLDNDRATAYRLTGDGSGTVIRFDLGKDRVVTAVGLINGYAKVDGATDWYPRNRRILSVEWRFDDGTVVTQRLVDTPDLQTIQVDPETTGSVQLRIVDVSRPGRRGGKNTTAISDVLLLGS
- a CDS encoding class II 3-deoxy-7-phosphoheptulonate synthase encodes the protein MTPSIPDLASLHSMGAAQQPTYPDRAAVDAAVERLRTAPPLVFAGECDELKEKIAAVVRGEAFILQGGDCAETFAGVTADNVRNKLRVLLQMAVVLTYAASVPVVKVGRIAGQYAKPRSSDFETRNGVTLPAYRGDAVNGYDFTEESRIPDPQRLVDVYNNSAATLNLVRAFTTGGYADLRQVHTWNTDFVRSSPVGRRYEKLASEIERALTFMQAIGADPDEFHRADVHSSHEALVLEYEHALTRIDSRTQEPYDVSAHMVWIGERTRQIDGAHVELLSKIKNPIGVKLGPSTTPDDAIALARKLNPENEPGRLTFITRFGASKIREGLPPLIEKVQAEGLQVAWICDPMHGNTFEASSGYKTRSFDDVIDEVQGFFDVHAALGTWPGGLHVELTGDDVTECVGGGEELSADDLSNRYESVCDPRLNRVQSLEMAFLVAEMLSAARCPKTD
- a CDS encoding S-adenosylmethionine:tRNA ribosyltransferase-isomerase, yielding MTHLVERPSTSFPAPAANTAPSPPESRGLARDDVRLLVATPGAVTHGRFTAITDHLRAGDLLVVNDSATVNGQIDAELIGTGLRRRTVVLHAAHRLDDGTRVVELRTAPDAARSVLDAAPGDIVRTGPASLELLAPYPEESSPTGEGNRLWRARLTGSLDRVLARRGRPIAYGYLDRRYPLSAYQTVFGVRPGSAEMPSAGRPFTPEIVTALVARGVSVAPVTLHAGLSSQEAGEAPQSEWFSVPAPTASLVNAVRAGGGRIVAVGTTVTRALESAVLRSGDGVRVVERSGWTDRVVTPADPPRVVTGLVTGWHDPGASHLLLVEAVAGVDIAQAAYDAAVGGGYAWHEFGDSALLLPNRE
- a CDS encoding SDR family NAD(P)-dependent oxidoreductase; this translates as MSVALVTGGSRGLGRALALALADRGWSVVIDGRDAETLEEVDGPGIVRIAGDITDADHRADLLSALEGLGGLDLLVHNASSLGPTPLPRLDQLTIEDLTSVWRPNIGAPLVLTSLVLPLLVSSHGTLVGITSDAAVEHYPGWGLYGASKAALEHLVLQYAAENPALTAYAVDPGDMRTRMHQDAFPGEDISDRPLPESVVPQLLALLDAKPESGRYRAAGVFA
- the soxR gene encoding redox-sensitive transcriptional activator SoxR codes for the protein MAGIDVKAPLTVTQVAERSGFAASALRYYEAQGLINASRTPGGRRVYDREVLRRLAFIRAASNVGLTLDEIRSELDTLPSGRTPNKADWHRISKHWRTRLDEQLRALERLRDGLDSCIGCGCLSLKHCGIANPADVAATYGEPGAAYLPEVLRRTPGR
- a CDS encoding APC family permease — protein: MTQTAEKPELKRVLGPGLLLLFIVGDILGAGVYAVTGTMAGYVGGLLWLPFLLAFVVATLTAFSYLELVTKYPQAAGAALYTHKAFGIHFVTFLVTFAVICSGITSASTSANTLAQNLYGGMEINGWIDGTVSSGTITITAMAFMVLLALINLRGVGESVKFNVILTIVEMTALTIVIGVGFWVIAQGKADMGELVNFNDYEGMGFVFAVTAATSIAFFAMVGFEDSVNMVEETKEPQKIFPRTMLMGLGIAVILYMLVAVSVVSVLSPAELASIRESEGRALLEVVHKGSPDFPIDKIFPFLAVFAVANTALINMLMASRLVYGMANQRVLPKQLGAVLAGRRSPWAAILFSTVLALLLIWYVTSDPDSNVVANLSSTTALLLLCVFTVVNVACVVLRTRRADHDESFFTTPRWMPYVAALLCLYLVGPWVDRDGVVYKIAGGLMLIGVGLWLVTWLINRVVNKDDEPPHFVDIDHMDVDPTDDPR